From a single Stomoxys calcitrans chromosome 4, idStoCalc2.1, whole genome shotgun sequence genomic region:
- the LOC131996783 gene encoding uncharacterized protein LOC131996783 codes for MSQKHSQAKCRVCSSQHHLRLCPDFNRMSVAARWEAVKSRGYCFNCLCLSHTREWCRSRNKCEVCNKAHHTKLHTDKIQQQSEENRSKNLSNPVTQCKNSMSKKEQGTRKPVQERLGKKLPTNVFMPTALAKIITTEGPQKARLLISSGQVQTLIAKSLVHRLSLPTTIADDKEFCIVYLLSYHDHTTKLQVRGLVKNHLSITMPPTSSDKKFQSIYGHIIDLADPHFYNPKDVEIIIGSDLVASVLRAGLIQTSKNMPVLQSTIFGWVVSGACTL; via the coding sequence CCAAGCCAAATGTCGAGTATGTTCAAGTCAACATCATCTGAGATTGTGTCCTGATTTTAATCGAATGTCAGTAGCAGCACGATGGGAAGCTGTCAAAAGCCGTGGCTATTGTTTTAATTGCCTTTGCCTATCACATACTCGGGAATGGTGTCGCTCTCGTAATAAATGTGAAGTATGTAACAAAGCGCACCACACTAAGCTTCATACCGACAAAATACAACAACAGTCAGAGGAAAACCGAAGTAAAAATCTGTCCAACCCGGTCACACAATGTAAGAACTCCATGTCGAAAAAGGAACAGGGGACTAGAAAACCAGTCCAAGAAAGACTAGGCAAAAAATTACCTACCAATGTTTTTATGCCAACCGCTTTGGCCAAAATTATTACAACAGAGGGACCCCAAAAGGCAAGATTATTGATAAGCTCCGGTCAAGTACAAACACTCATTGCAAAGTCGCTTGTACATCGTTTaagtcttccaacaactatagcCGACGATAAAGAGTTCTGTATTGTGTATCTTCTGTCATACCACGACCATACGACCAAATTGCAGGTGCGCGGTTTAGTTAAAAACCACCTATCAATTACTATGCCACCAACATCATCCGATAAAAAATTCCAAAGCATATATGGCCACATAATCGACTTAGCCGATCCTCACTTTTATAATCCCAAGGATGTCGAAATAATTATTGGTAGCGACTTGGTGGCCTCCGTTCTACGGGCTGGTCTTATACAGACTTCAAAGAATATGCCAGTATTACAAAGCACCATTTTCGGTTGGGTGGTTTCAGGAGCTTGTACTCTCTAA